The Hymenobacter monticola genome has a window encoding:
- a CDS encoding EamA family transporter, whose product MWWHYALLSALFAALTAVLAKVGIRGVDSNLATAVRTAVVLVLAWGIVYFRGGLAGLPALTRTNLLFLGLSGLATGLSWLCYFRALQLGTVSQVAPVDKLSVALAIGLSVAFLGERLSWQTGVGAALIVAGTLVLVWK is encoded by the coding sequence ATGTGGTGGCACTACGCCTTGCTTTCCGCCCTGTTTGCCGCACTGACTGCCGTCCTGGCCAAGGTGGGCATCAGGGGCGTGGATTCTAACCTGGCCACGGCCGTGCGCACGGCCGTGGTGCTGGTGCTGGCCTGGGGCATCGTGTACTTTCGGGGCGGGCTCGCCGGCCTGCCCGCGCTCACCCGCACCAACCTGTTGTTTCTGGGGCTGTCGGGGCTGGCCACGGGCCTGTCGTGGCTCTGCTACTTCCGGGCCCTGCAGCTGGGCACGGTATCGCAGGTGGCGCCCGTCGACAAATTGAGCGTGGCGCTGGCCATCGGCCTGTCGGTGGCGTTTCTGGGCGAGCGGCTGAGCTGGCAGACCGGCGTGGGCGCCGCCCTCATCGTTGCCGGCACGCTGGTGCTGGTCTGGAAATAA